A window of bacterium genomic DNA:
CAGAGCTTTGCCATTAACCAGAAATGTTAAAGTTTTGTTTTTTATGGTCCGTTCGTCAGCATCGCGCACGAATACACTAAAATGGATAATTGCGCCGGTTTTAATGTACGAAGGGTTGTTGCCAATAAGCAACGTGCTGACCGAAAAATCGGGCGAAGCCGTGGGTGGCGGTAGTGTTGGCATGGGCTGAGGAGTGGATTGCGGAGCAGGGGATGTTGTGCTCACCGTGGTAGCCTTTGGCAGGGGCTTGGGCGTTGGAATTGGATTTGGAGATGGCAACGGCTTTGAAGACGGTTTGGGTGATGATGCGCTTGCCGTAGCCGAAAAAGGCTTCTGAAAGGGATTCTTATTCCCTGCTATAAACTTTTCTCCCGCACCGTCAATAAGAGTTTTTGTGGCAGTTGGCGTGCCTGCCTGTGTTTCCGGAGGCCTATTTGTAAGTACAATGCGCGGGGGTAGAACCGTTTGGGAAGGTAATGCGCGGACATTGGTAATTTCCACATCTTTTGCAATGACATGACGTGCGGCGGATTTCACGGAAGAAAAAGCCGCCTGACCTGAAAACAGAACAGCGGCAAGGCTTAGATTGGCAAGAAAAATCTTGAGGTGGGTGATGGGCTCCATAGACTTACCCTCGCATAAAAAACCTCCTTTGGCAATCCGATGCTCTAACACGAACGGGGGATGGCTTCACGTCATTCTTTGAAATATATGATACGTCGCACAAGATACCTTTTACGTCGTGATATACTTACCGCCCTGATAAGGCATTTCCAAAATCAAAACTCACGATACAGATCGTGAGTCTTTTCATTTTATCTTTTGCAAGATTTTACGAACCCACCACTTCAAGAATCTTATTCAGCGCACCGGCAATGAGCGTAAAGACGTTGGCAAAAAGACGTAAAGAGAGTTTTGCCGTCTCAATCAGAAGGTTTTTTATGGTCTCGTCGCCGAAGAAGGATTTCAGCGCGTTCCAGACCTTTCCCAAAACTTCTTTCCATCCTTGTTTTTCGGCTGTTTTCTGAACCGTGCTTGTCAACTCCCCTCCTTGCGCAACCAGCTTCTGACTATCATTGAATACCCCTTTAATGCGGTCTAGAATGCCGATCGGCGCCTCCACCGTGTTCCCGCCACCGCTTATTCCTCCTTGAGCAAAACTCATCTTTGGCGCTATGGCATTAAGCGTTGAAATTATGAGGAAAATTGCGATTATAAGGACGGTCTTCTTCATGGATCTTATTATACCACAAAACAAGAAAATGCGGGTACTTACGGAAGATAGTTCCTTGGATTTATCGATCCTCCCAACGGCAAGAGACCGAACCAGCGTTGTTCGGTAATGAACGTATTTGAAGCGTATGCCGTGAAATGGAGATGCGGCCCCGTGGCATAGCCCGTAGCGCCCATATAGCCGATTACCTGGCCTTTTTTGATGGTAGTCCCCTGTTTTGCCACTTGCGACGACAAATGCGCATAGAGCGTAGTGAGATTGTTTCCGTGGTCTACTGCGATCCACTTGCCGTAAGCGTACGGTGAATTGTTCCCTAAGGCCTTTATAACGCCTTCCCGAGCGGCACGGATGGGTGTTCCGGTTTGTCCCGCAACGTCAATGCCGTTGTGAAATTCGTATGCATCGTTCTGGAACCCTGTATCATCGGTATCCCCGTATTCCTGCGATACAATGCCTCTCACGGGCCATTCAAGCACGCCTGGACGGAATGCGGGAAGGCTTGCCGGATCAATAGTGTGGCGGAGCTTATCTTCAAGTTCTTTGATATCCTTGAGGATCTCTTGACGCTTTTTTTCCGCTTCCGAGAGAAACTCTTTGAATTTCTTTTCTTCATTTTTCGTTACGGTAAGAATTGTTGACTTTTGCTTCTGCTGTGAGTTTTTTGCCGTTTGCTCGGCCAGGAGGCGCCCTCGCAGTTCTTGAAGCTCGTCTTTCTTTCCCGAGAGAGTCGATTCTTCATTTTCAAGCTCAATCTTATTTTGTTTTAGCGCCTTTGTCTCATTCAGCAGTTTATCTTGTAGGCTCTCCGCGTAGGCAAGTTGGCTCAAAAAGATGGACAGTGAGGCGTCCTGCAAAATGACGGAAAGCAAGGTTTTGTGCTCATCGGCTCGTTCCCGCATCGTGCGAAGTAGCACGCTCATACGGGTTCTTTGCGTTTCAATATTTCCTTGGGTTTGCGTAATTTGAGATTGCAGAGACTGGATTGTAAGCTCGGTTTTATGGATCTCCGCCGTAGTAATGCGTTGCTGAACGGAAAGTCGCTCGACCTCTGCCACAAGTCTTGCAATCTCATTTTTCAGTGTACGCTGGGCCTTCTGCTTCTCTGCTATCGTTCCCTCGAATTGTTTTTTATTGACCTCGAGTTGGCGGATCTCTTCTTCTTTACGCTGAATTTCTGCTTTGATGTCATCTAAAAGCGTTGCGTGCGCCTGCGGGACGCCTGTGAACCGGCCATAGAGAACAAAAAGACAGGCTAGCGCCATGACAACGCGCTTTATGAGGTATTCTCGAGGTTTTTTTGCGCCAATAGAGCATGCCATACTCTTATTTTATCCTAAAAACCTGTTCCAATGAAGGGATACATTGAAGCAAGGAGTTTTTTAGGAAAAGAAAAAAAACCGGAGACAATGAGTTATCCGGTTAATAAATCTCCCGCTATTCTAAAATTTTATCGGTAAGACAGACAGTTACTTCGACGAGTTTTCCCAATTGCAATTTCTGCCTTAGAAATTTTTCCATGGCATTGCGGATTCGGGAATAATCTTTCCGCTTCACAAGAGCAGGATTCTGTGAATCAAGGACTTTCGCATGATCGGGGCGTTTCCAGTATAACCCCGTCACATCAATGCGGATGCAGGACAGCTCGTTCCCCGAAGAAGGAATGAGTTCGTGATCCCAGATCCAGACGCCGAAGCGATATGGAGATACTTGATCAAATTTTTTAAATGCAACTTCGACCTCTCTCCAGATTGCATTCTTGAGTTTACTTCTCTTCTCGTTTGCTATCCGAACCGCTTCATTGTGTTGAGCCACATATTCGCGAAGTTTCACCGCCTTGTCCTCCTTGTTTGTTTATAAAGGTGCTACATGATTGTATAGCATGCCCGGAAAATAACAATAAAAAACAGTAGCCCCTGTAAGAGAGCTACTTGTTTTTATGATTGTTTGACAGGGTTATTTCAACTCAACCGTAGCACCTGCCTCTTCAAGCTTCTTCTTGAGCTCCTCGGCCGCAGCCTTGTCCAAGCCCTCCTTCACATTCTTGGGGGCGCCATCCACCAGGTCTTTAGATTCCTTAAGGCCCAACCCCGTGGCTTCGCGTACCACTTTGATAACGGCGATCTTAGTTCCTCCGCCCGATGTTAGTACCACATTAAAGCTGGTCTTTTCTTGGGCCTCCTCCCCTGCTCCGGCGCCACCCTGTGGTATGGCGGCCATTTGCATCATGGGGGCGGCTGCGGAAACACCGAACTTTTTCTCCAGCACCTTCACCAGTTCCGAAAGATCCATAACGCTCATCTTTGACACCTCGTCAACAAGTTTCTGAAACTTTGCCGGAACTTCAATGTTTTCATCTTCAGACATATGCCAATGTTGTCTAAAAATACGAGCGAGACTCAATGTCGAGCGAAGGTTTTTAGCTACAACACTGAGCACCCAGCACTTATTTTAAACACGAAAGTATTTATAAGAATTGGTAAAACGATACAAAAGAAACCTTAATCAACACGCAACACTCTTTTAAAATAAGTGCTGGGTAAAGTCTTTTGTCTGAATTTCGTTCGCAATAACATGCTCCAAAATTCAGACAAAAGACTTTACTTAGTGGCTAATGAATTAATAATATTTGTGAAACCCGTGAGCGGACCGTTAAGCACCCGTACAAAACCCGAGACCGGAGCAATGAGCGTTCCTACAAGGCGGGAGAGCAGTTCTTCCCTTGACGGAAGTTTAGCCAGCTCCATAACTTCCGCTCGTGACATATTCTGGCCATCAAAAATCCCTGCGACAATTTTCAGCTCCGGGAATTCCTTCGTTGACTGCGTGAAGAGTTTTGCGAACGCGCTGTCTTGCGTTGGATGCGCGGCAATCGCAAGCGTGTCTTTATAGTTTTCAAGTCCCTCCTGACTCAAGCCCGCATTTTTCAGCGCGATGCGCGCAAGAGTCTTCTTTATTATACGAAAATCCCCTCCTTCCTTCTTGACTTTGCGTCTAAATACCTGGCTTTTTTTGACGCTGATGCCCTTGAAATCTGCAAAAATAACCATGCGAGCTCCCTTAAGTGCCGTAGCTGCCGAACTAATAATATTTTCTTTTTCGGAATGCAATAAAGGCATAAATCAAAAGATAATAAAAAAATCCGCGTTCCCCGCAGACCAAGCCAAACTCCCTAAAAGAAGTTTATTTTCCTTGACTGGACTTATGGCCGTTTTCTCTCGGCAGCCA
This region includes:
- a CDS encoding peptidoglycan DD-metalloendopeptidase family protein, which gives rise to MACSIGAKKPREYLIKRVVMALACLFVLYGRFTGVPQAHATLLDDIKAEIQRKEEEIRQLEVNKKQFEGTIAEKQKAQRTLKNEIARLVAEVERLSVQQRITTAEIHKTELTIQSLQSQITQTQGNIETQRTRMSVLLRTMRERADEHKTLLSVILQDASLSIFLSQLAYAESLQDKLLNETKALKQNKIELENEESTLSGKKDELQELRGRLLAEQTAKNSQQKQKSTILTVTKNEEKKFKEFLSEAEKKRQEILKDIKELEDKLRHTIDPASLPAFRPGVLEWPVRGIVSQEYGDTDDTGFQNDAYEFHNGIDVAGQTGTPIRAAREGVIKALGNNSPYAYGKWIAVDHGNNLTTLYAHLSSQVAKQGTTIKKGQVIGYMGATGYATGPHLHFTAYASNTFITEQRWFGLLPLGGSINPRNYLP
- the rplL gene encoding 50S ribosomal protein L7/L12, coding for MSEDENIEVPAKFQKLVDEVSKMSVMDLSELVKVLEKKFGVSAAAPMMQMAAIPQGGAGAGEEAQEKTSFNVVLTSGGGTKIAVIKVVREATGLGLKESKDLVDGAPKNVKEGLDKAAAEELKKKLEEAGATVELK
- the rplJ gene encoding 50S ribosomal protein L10, yielding MPLLHSEKENIISSAATALKGARMVIFADFKGISVKKSQVFRRKVKKEGGDFRIIKKTLARIALKNAGLSQEGLENYKDTLAIAAHPTQDSAFAKLFTQSTKEFPELKIVAGIFDGQNMSRAEVMELAKLPSREELLSRLVGTLIAPVSGFVRVLNGPLTGFTNIINSLATK